One genomic region from Terasakiella sp. SH-1 encodes:
- a CDS encoding ATP-binding protein, with the protein MSELQIQSVLQRIADALERQSPKHVVDHDLDQANAYIWNAQIQGLHPVHTVNHIALNMLQGIDLQKDILLKNTQQFAEGFSANNALLWGARGTGKSSIVKAVHAHINEKTPDSLILIEIHREDLSSMPDLLKVLSSTQKRCVLYCDDLSFDDNDTSYKSLKAVLEGGIEGRPENVIFYATSNRRHLMPRDMIENERSTAIHASEAVEEKVSLSDRFGLWLGFHNMDQETYFAAIRGYIEKYELNISEENWKAEAIEWTVTRGGRSGRVAWQYIQDLAGRLKQKIT; encoded by the coding sequence ATGAGTGAACTGCAAATCCAGTCTGTCCTGCAACGTATTGCCGATGCTCTTGAGCGACAATCGCCTAAACATGTTGTTGATCATGATCTGGACCAAGCAAATGCCTATATCTGGAATGCACAAATTCAGGGCCTTCATCCTGTGCACACTGTGAATCACATTGCGCTGAATATGCTGCAAGGCATTGATTTACAAAAAGATATCTTGCTTAAAAACACACAGCAGTTTGCCGAAGGTTTCAGCGCAAATAATGCCCTTCTTTGGGGTGCACGCGGTACGGGGAAAAGCTCTATCGTCAAGGCTGTTCATGCCCATATCAATGAAAAAACGCCTGATAGTTTGATCCTCATTGAAATCCATCGTGAAGATTTATCTTCCATGCCTGATTTGCTGAAAGTCCTCAGTTCAACCCAAAAACGCTGTGTCCTTTATTGTGATGATCTATCTTTTGATGACAATGACACGTCCTACAAGTCTCTTAAAGCTGTCTTGGAAGGCGGAATCGAAGGACGCCCGGAAAATGTGATTTTCTATGCGACCTCTAATCGTCGTCACCTGATGCCACGAGATATGATTGAAAATGAACGTTCAACCGCGATCCATGCCTCAGAAGCGGTTGAAGAAAAAGTATCCCTTTCTGATCGTTTCGGGTTGTGGCTTGGGTTTCACAATATGGACCAAGAGACTTATTTTGCAGCTATTCGTGGCTATATTGAGAAATACGAACTCAATATCAGTGAAGAAAACTGGAAAGCTGAAGCCATTGAATGGACAGTAACCCGTGGCGGACGCTCAGGTCGTGTGGCGTGGCAATATATTCAGGATCTGGCCGGACGTTTAAAACAAAAAATCACCTAA
- the erpA gene encoding iron-sulfur cluster insertion protein ErpA — MSQVGLTENAAKQVEKLIASEGNPNLKLRIMITSGGCSGFSYNFSLDDQVKDDDQVFTFGEIDVLVDEASMPFVEGSELDYVTDLMGSSFQMKNPNATSECGCGSSFSV; from the coding sequence ATGTCTCAAGTCGGTTTAACGGAAAATGCCGCAAAGCAGGTTGAAAAGCTTATTGCATCGGAAGGAAATCCAAACCTGAAACTGCGTATCATGATCACTTCTGGGGGCTGTTCCGGCTTTTCCTATAACTTTAGTCTGGATGATCAAGTCAAAGACGATGATCAGGTTTTCACATTTGGTGAGATTGATGTGTTGGTCGATGAGGCATCTATGCCTTTTGTTGAAGGATCAGAACTTGATTATGTCACAGACTTAATGGGCTCAAGCTTTCAGATGAAAAACCCTAACGCCACGTCTGAATGTGGCTGTGGCAGCAGTTTTTCCGTTTAA
- a CDS encoding deoxyguanosinetriphosphate triphosphohydrolase: protein MSELITLAPYACLPQDSRGRYHPEPESTTRSCHQRDRDRIIHSAAFRRLQYKTQVFVNHEGDFFRTRLTHSLEVAQIARTVCRYLDLNQELAESLALAHDLGHPPFGHAGEDALDEALAPYGGFDHNAQSLRVVSELEQRYADFDGLNLTWECVEGVVKHNGPLRGPNSTHAKPVPQAIVDYDAHVVDLDLDNYSSLEAQIAALSDDIAYNNHDIDDALRARLIRIEDLKDVPVVGETFHDVAKQYPDLDESRLIYEAVRRLIGDMVNDLLQETQSRIKDAAPKDVGDIRNAGRATASFSERIQKCDRELKAFMFENVYRHYKINRMTSKARRVVQDLFTLFMAEPNCLPTEWYKLTDGKPSEKTAKVVADYIAGITDRYALDEHSRLFDVQARNS from the coding sequence ATGAGTGAATTAATTACATTAGCCCCTTATGCCTGCCTCCCCCAAGACAGTCGTGGGCGATATCACCCGGAACCGGAAAGCACGACACGCAGCTGTCATCAACGCGACCGTGATCGCATCATCCATTCCGCGGCCTTTCGACGTCTTCAATATAAAACACAGGTTTTCGTCAACCATGAAGGTGATTTTTTCAGGACGCGCCTGACACACTCACTGGAAGTTGCCCAGATTGCCCGAACGGTTTGTCGTTATCTTGATCTCAATCAGGAACTGGCTGAATCCCTCGCCCTTGCCCACGATTTGGGTCATCCGCCCTTTGGTCATGCCGGGGAAGATGCCTTGGACGAGGCCCTAGCCCCTTACGGTGGGTTTGATCATAACGCCCAGTCCTTGCGTGTGGTCAGCGAGCTGGAACAACGCTACGCCGATTTTGACGGGCTGAACCTGACTTGGGAATGTGTGGAAGGTGTGGTCAAACATAACGGGCCGTTACGTGGTCCCAATTCCACCCACGCCAAACCTGTGCCCCAGGCCATTGTCGATTATGACGCTCATGTGGTTGACCTTGATCTTGATAATTATTCGTCACTTGAGGCCCAAATCGCAGCCCTTTCAGACGATATTGCCTATAATAACCATGACATCGATGATGCGCTTCGTGCCCGTCTTATTCGAATCGAAGACTTAAAGGATGTCCCTGTTGTGGGCGAAACCTTCCATGATGTGGCCAAACAATATCCTGATTTGGATGAATCGCGCCTGATTTATGAGGCCGTGCGCCGCCTTATTGGCGATATGGTCAACGATCTCTTGCAGGAAACCCAATCACGCATTAAAGATGCGGCACCAAAAGATGTTGGGGATATTCGCAATGCAGGCAGGGCAACGGCCAGTTTTTCTGAACGTATTCAGAAATGTGACCGGGAATTGAAAGCCTTTATGTTTGAAAATGTTTATCGTCACTACAAAATCAATCGGATGACATCTAAGGCCCGCCGGGTGGTGCAAGACCTCTTCACCCTATTTATGGCGGAACCCAATTGTCTTCCGACTGAATGGTACAAACTCACCGATGGCAAGCCTTCGGAAAAAACGGCGAAAGTCGTTGCCGATTATATTGCCGGAATTACAGATCGTTACGCGTTGGATGAACATTCCCGTTTGTTTGATGTACAGGCCAGAAACTCATGA
- the xth gene encoding exodeoxyribonuclease III yields the protein MKIATWNVNGINARREHLLRWLKDFDPDVALLQELKTPGDAVPLLELKELGYYTEFVGQKSFNGVAILSKQEINVVLDKLPGDEEDIQSRYIEADTGGIRVASIYFPNGNPVDSEKFTYKLGFMERVIKRTKDLLSEEIPFVLGGDYNVAPDNGDVYDIAKMGGDAICREEGRRLYRQHLNMGLTNSFKLYHPEPGQFSWWDYRGGGWNKDHGVLIDHLLLSPHAADMLVDSHIDKTPRGWEKASDHTPVWCELDV from the coding sequence GTGAAGATTGCGACTTGGAATGTAAATGGCATCAATGCCCGTAGGGAACATTTGTTACGCTGGTTAAAAGATTTCGACCCCGATGTAGCACTTTTACAAGAATTAAAAACACCGGGGGACGCCGTTCCTTTACTGGAATTGAAAGAGCTTGGCTATTACACAGAATTTGTCGGGCAAAAATCTTTTAATGGTGTGGCCATTCTCTCTAAACAGGAAATCAACGTTGTTTTAGATAAGCTACCGGGTGATGAAGAGGATATTCAGTCTCGATATATTGAGGCGGATACAGGGGGGATACGTGTCGCTTCGATCTATTTCCCCAATGGTAATCCGGTCGATTCTGAAAAATTCACCTATAAGCTTGGCTTTATGGAACGTGTGATCAAGCGGACAAAAGACCTTTTGTCAGAAGAAATTCCTTTTGTGCTGGGCGGGGACTATAACGTCGCACCGGATAATGGCGATGTGTATGATATTGCCAAAATGGGCGGGGACGCTATTTGTCGCGAAGAAGGTCGACGCCTGTATCGCCAGCACCTGAATATGGGATTGACCAATTCATTTAAGCTTTACCACCCAGAACCCGGCCAGTTTTCCTGGTGGGATTACCGGGGTGGGGGATGGAATAAAGACCACGGTGTTTTGATTGATCATCTTTTATTATCCCCGCATGCCGCAGATATGCTCGTGGATTCCCATATTGATAAAACACCGCGCGGATGGGAAAAAGCTTCAGATCACACGCCTGTCTGGTGTGAGCTGGATGTTTAA
- the yajC gene encoding preprotein translocase subunit YajC, whose amino-acid sequence MLISPAYAQAAGGAEAGIAQFLPLILIFVVFYFLMIRPQQKRAKEHKAMLEAIRRGDSIVTSGGIIGKVTKVDSDTEVSVEIAHDTVVKVRREMIAQVTSKTEPAKDEGDAPEAANDSAEPAEEKGGLKKLFGAKKD is encoded by the coding sequence ATGCTCATTTCTCCGGCTTATGCTCAAGCAGCAGGTGGTGCCGAAGCAGGTATTGCACAGTTTTTGCCGCTTATTCTGATCTTTGTTGTTTTCTATTTCCTAATGATCCGTCCGCAGCAAAAGCGCGCTAAAGAACATAAGGCAATGTTGGAAGCCATCCGTCGCGGTGATAGCATCGTAACCAGCGGTGGCATCATCGGTAAGGTGACAAAAGTTGATAGCGACACTGAAGTTTCCGTTGAAATTGCGCATGACACTGTTGTGAAAGTTCGCCGTGAAATGATCGCACAGGTGACAAGCAAAACAGAACCTGCAAAAGACGAAGGCGATGCCCCGGAAGCAGCAAATGACTCTGCGGAGCCTGCTGAAGAAAAAGGCGGTCTGAAGAAACTCTTCGGCGCAAAGAAAGACTAA
- the argS gene encoding arginine--tRNA ligase, which produces MNFFKSFHNDISAIVTKLSSEGKLPEGMDPSRLTCEPPRDASHGDVATNAAMVLCKQAKMKPRDLADILAEEIKNIDHVVSVDVAGPGFINIKLATEFWHARLRDVLAAGTNWGDSDMGSGQSINVEYVSANPTGPMHVGHGRGAVVGDALALLLSKAGFNVTKEYYINDAGAQVDVLARSAYLRYREAFGETIEIPEGLYPGDYLVGVGKQLKEKFGDQWLNADESEWLAEIRQFSIDAMMGLIRNDLAALGVQHDVFSSERELVENDMVGKAIKYLEDRDLVYTGVLEPPKGKKPDDWEPRPQLLFKATDFGDDVDRPLKKSDGSNTYFANDIAYHFDKFSRGADQMIDIFGADHGGYVKRMKAAVKAMSEGKGDLDIKLAQMVNLMENGEPVKMSKRAGTFVTLRDVIDKVGKDVVRFIMLTRKSDAQLEFDFAKVVEQSKDNPVFYVQYAHARCYSVFRKSAEEMPSVSMDIENLNSADLSLLDDESELALMRLMAEWPRLVEAAAESHEPHRITYFLYDLASEFHSLWNKGTGNVQLRFLHSDNEALTKSRLALLKAVSLVIASGLNTLGVEPREELR; this is translated from the coding sequence ATGAATTTTTTTAAATCTTTTCATAACGATATTTCAGCAATCGTCACCAAGCTTTCTTCTGAAGGCAAACTACCCGAAGGTATGGACCCGTCCCGCCTGACCTGTGAGCCCCCGCGCGATGCCTCCCATGGGGATGTGGCAACAAACGCCGCCATGGTGTTGTGTAAACAAGCCAAGATGAAGCCGCGTGATTTGGCAGACATTCTGGCCGAAGAAATCAAAAACATTGACCATGTGGTTTCTGTTGATGTAGCTGGCCCCGGCTTTATCAATATCAAACTGGCAACTGAATTCTGGCACGCGCGTTTGCGTGATGTTTTGGCCGCAGGTACCAACTGGGGGGACTCAGATATGGGGTCCGGCCAGTCCATTAATGTTGAATATGTCTCTGCCAACCCGACAGGCCCCATGCATGTGGGCCATGGTCGAGGTGCCGTTGTTGGGGATGCGCTTGCTCTCTTGCTTTCAAAGGCAGGCTTTAACGTAACCAAAGAATATTATATCAATGATGCTGGGGCTCAGGTTGATGTCCTCGCCCGTTCAGCTTATCTGCGTTATCGCGAAGCCTTTGGTGAAACCATTGAAATCCCAGAAGGTCTTTACCCCGGTGACTATCTTGTCGGCGTGGGCAAGCAGCTGAAAGAGAAATTCGGTGATCAATGGCTCAATGCGGATGAAAGCGAGTGGCTGGCAGAAATCCGTCAATTCTCCATCGATGCAATGATGGGCTTGATCCGTAATGACTTGGCAGCCCTTGGTGTTCAACATGATGTATTTTCGTCTGAGCGCGAACTGGTTGAAAACGATATGGTGGGTAAAGCCATCAAATATCTTGAAGACCGCGATCTAGTGTATACAGGTGTGCTGGAACCGCCGAAAGGCAAAAAGCCCGATGATTGGGAACCACGCCCGCAATTACTGTTTAAAGCCACGGACTTTGGCGATGATGTGGATCGCCCATTGAAAAAGTCTGATGGCTCCAACACGTATTTTGCCAACGATATTGCTTATCACTTTGATAAATTCAGCCGTGGTGCTGATCAGATGATTGATATCTTTGGGGCTGATCATGGTGGCTATGTTAAACGTATGAAAGCTGCCGTAAAAGCCATGTCTGAGGGCAAAGGTGATCTGGATATCAAACTGGCCCAAATGGTCAATTTGATGGAAAATGGCGAGCCTGTGAAAATGTCAAAACGTGCAGGCACATTTGTGACCTTGCGCGATGTGATTGACAAGGTGGGTAAAGACGTTGTGCGCTTTATCATGCTGACACGAAAATCCGATGCCCAGCTGGAATTTGATTTTGCCAAGGTGGTAGAACAATCCAAAGACAACCCGGTTTTCTATGTACAATATGCCCATGCACGTTGTTATTCTGTTTTCCGCAAAAGTGCAGAAGAAATGCCGTCTGTCAGCATGGATATTGAGAACTTGAATTCTGCGGACCTGTCTTTGCTGGATGATGAATCTGAACTGGCCTTGATGCGCCTGATGGCTGAATGGCCACGCTTGGTTGAAGCCGCAGCAGAAAGTCATGAGCCCCATCGTATTACATATTTCCTTTACGATTTGGCTTCAGAATTCCATTCTCTTTGGAACAAGGGGACAGGAAATGTTCAATTGCGTTTCCTGCATTCAGATAACGAAGCCCTGACAAAATCGCGTCTTGCACTGCTGAAGGCGGTTTCTTTGGTCATTGCTTCTGGTCTGAACACATTGGGTGTAGAACCGCGTGAGGAGTTGCGTTAA
- a CDS encoding ABC transporter substrate binding protein — MVHSQKGEPYDSFTLPFFNAFFTGAQKVRFEHVVLNNHEKYLDRYLAQKKPAHICAVVAVGTVALRAIRDQKIIPDHIPVIFGAVTDPIGEKVISSFEQPQKGRFTGVAFSVHIKDRLRYMRKVFPQAKKIGVIYTTMPQSISFKKWLMALKDDPEFHDLEFLYRRVGMRTQKNGPQKMVKDAKLPILSLKDKVDIFLSPSDQMGILPEFAQYVVQLTNKPVFGLAKKDVTAHRAAVASVYPDMEASGEIAATMLQGVLAGKPISDFTPKRPQSLKVFNERTARLFNLKKPD, encoded by the coding sequence ATGGTTCATTCTCAAAAAGGTGAACCTTATGATTCCTTCACACTTCCTTTTTTCAATGCATTTTTCACAGGCGCTCAAAAAGTTCGCTTTGAACATGTGGTCTTGAATAATCACGAAAAATATCTGGACCGTTATCTCGCCCAAAAGAAGCCTGCACATATCTGTGCGGTTGTTGCGGTTGGTACAGTTGCCTTGCGGGCAATTCGGGATCAAAAAATCATTCCTGATCACATTCCTGTCATTTTTGGTGCTGTAACGGACCCGATAGGTGAAAAGGTTATTTCCAGTTTTGAACAGCCCCAAAAGGGGCGTTTTACAGGCGTCGCTTTTTCCGTCCATATTAAAGACAGGCTACGCTATATGCGTAAGGTCTTTCCTCAGGCCAAAAAAATCGGTGTGATCTATACCACGATGCCCCAATCAATCAGCTTTAAGAAATGGTTGATGGCCTTAAAAGATGATCCTGAGTTTCATGATCTGGAATTCCTGTATCGTCGCGTTGGTATGCGCACACAAAAAAATGGCCCGCAAAAGATGGTTAAAGATGCCAAGCTGCCTATCCTGTCTTTAAAAGATAAGGTTGATATCTTTTTATCGCCAAGTGACCAAATGGGGATCTTGCCTGAATTTGCACAATATGTTGTTCAGTTAACCAATAAACCTGTGTTTGGCCTTGCTAAAAAAGATGTCACAGCACATAGGGCTGCTGTGGCTTCGGTTTATCCGGATATGGAGGCAAGTGGTGAAATTGCCGCAACAATGCTTCAAGGCGTTTTAGCAGGAAAACCAATCTCTGATTTCACACCAAAACGCCCTCAGTCCCTTAAAGTTTTTAACGAGCGCACAGCACGCCTGTTTAATCTGAAAAAGCCAGATTAA